GTGGGCTAAAAGAAAAAGTACCATTTTTAGGTGGAGGTAAAGAAAAAGATGAGCCACCACTTAGTGATGAAGAAATGGTAACAACGTTCTTACGTAAATCTTTACTTCCTGTTGCTCTTTTTGCTTTTACGACATTAGTCTTTGGCACTGGCCCAATTATGCTAAGTATTGCTGTTGTTGGACTTTTATTCACTGAAGTAAATGCAGTCAAAAGTCTTTTTTCAAATAACAGGAAAGGTACTTTGTATAACCCTGATACTGAAAAGGAGAAAGAATGGGGTGGTGAAATTGGTAGTAGGATTAGTGAAATTCTAGAAACTCCAGTTAAGGGGGCTGGAAAAGATAATCAACCTGCTTTAGCAGAAGAGCAGCTTACTCAAAAGGGTAAGCTGCCTACTGTACCTGGGCAAGGAGTTAATCGAGCGAAACAAGAACGATCCTTTCAGAAGCAAGAAGACGAGCGACGAAAAGAAGCAGAAAATCAGGCCAATACCCTTAACTTATAACTCAGTTGTATCTGTTCAGCGGAATGGTAAAATGAGATAGACAAGGTGCTCTAAAAAAAGTAATCATATAGTAAAAGTGAGTTTACAACAAATGGTGTCATCCCAGTGCTCCGACACTGGGATCCAGCCTTTCCATAATCATCAAAACGTCGTATTTTAACATAAAACAGCTACTTTTATACTCACCAACTTAATAAAATTCCTGGATGCCAGTGTCAAGCACTGGCATGACACCCTAGTGGTAGGCTCAAATCACAATGTTCGTACAGTTGTGTTATCTGCTTGCGAATGCGGGGGAGAGATTGCAATATGTGAAAAACCCTATATTCATCAAAAAGTTGATCTTCCGGAAATCAAGCCGTATGTAGTGGAATATCAGCTAGAGCATGGCCGTTGTCGAAAGTGTGGAAAAAGTAGCAAATTACCAGAAGGTGTGACATCAGATACATTTGGGCCAAGGGTTAAGTCGATAATTGCGGCACTTAGTGGGTTTTACAAAAATTCAAAGCGTGGAGTGTTGTTTACCGCAAAAACTCATATTTTACACAATCGGAGCGAGGAAATACATTCCTTGAGCGAATAATTTCGTTATACTTAACATACAAAAGGAGCTAAATCCTTTCCACAGCCTCTTATCTATTGTTTCTTAAACCGCTCCCCTGAATGGATACTATCAAACAAGATACATAATAAATTCGCTAAACCTCTATAATTGCAGGAAAACTTTTTAATTTACCATTGGGATTTGGTATTAGAAGGTATTAATAACTACACACAATTTCTTGCAAATATTCAATCTTTTTGTGCCTAAATTTTTAAGCTCTGGATATGTTGATCAAAAAAATACCTTACGTTTGCTCTTCAACGCACCTCTTGATGCACACCCCTCCACTTTCCTCTGGCAAAAATCCACCAACTTGTGCATCCCATAGAGTCCTATACATTCCATTTTTATCGAGCAATGCTTGGTGCGTGCCGTCTTCTATAATCTTACCCTGGTCAAACACTAAAATACGATCCATATGCAAAAGTGTAGATAGGCGATGGGCTATTACTATTGTAGTTTTACCTTGCATCAACTCCCATAAGGATTCTTGAATGTTACTTTCAGTCACAGAATCAAGTTGTGAAGTTGCTTCATTAAGAATTAATATCGGAGCATTTTTTTAAATAGCTCTTGCAATTGCAATACGCTGCCTCTGCCCACCTGAAAGTTTTACACCTCTTTCGCCAACAAGTGATTCATAACCCTGGGGTAATTTTGAAATAAATTCATGGGCATGCGCACGTTTGGCAGCCTCTATCACTTCATCATCACTAGCATCTGCTTTGCCGTAGCGAATATTTTCCATCAGAGTCCTATGAAAAAGCGATGGATCTTGTGGAATCATTCCAATGTTTCTGTGCAAAGAATCCTGGGTTACATTACGAATGTCTTGTCCATCAATTGAAATTTTCCCAGATTTCACGTCATAAAGCCGGAGGATCAGATTCACAAATGTCGATTTACCACTACCTGAATAACCAACGAGCCCTACTTTTTGACCAGACTTAATTATTATGGATTTGTTTTCAAATATTGGTTCTGCATCTTTATAGTAAAAATGAACTTGATTAAAAGTAATTTCCCCTTTTTTAACGACCAGATCTGCTGCATCTGGCTGATCTTGGATTTCAGGAATCACAGTAATTGTCCTCAAAGCCTGAGTAATCCTTCCCCATGACTTAGAGAACTGTGAGAAATCTTTAGCTATCATCCAAAGAAAATTAGCTATTGCTATATTAACAGTCATAACAAAAGCAAAATCTCCAGCAGTAATTGACCCTTGCCCCCTTCCTTTAATTAGGAAATATAAATTAAGTATTTGCATGATTAGAAATAAGAAGCCATAGAAAGTAAAAATCCACGTATATAACCATTAAAGTTTCTGTTCTGCTTTAACGGCTTCACTATGAGTAGCTCGCAAAGATAATTTTTCCTGGTACTTACTTGCAAACAACCTTACAGACATGATATTTGAGAATACATCCACCATTTTACCAGTAATGCTTGAACCAAGCTCTGACCACGCATCTGCAAGATGCGTTATCTTTCCTGCAAGTAAGAGGGAAGACAGAACAAATAATGCAGACCAAGTTAACATCAATAGAGCAAAATTAATATTTATTTGCCATAAAAAGTAAATTGCGATACTAAGCGCTAATGCACGACCCATGACCCTGTCAGCCATAATTTGCATAATATCTGGAATATAATTTGTCAAATCATTAACCTTGTTGGCAAGACTGCCAGAGAAGTTGTTTTGGTAGTAGCTATTATCTTGATTTAATAATATGGCAATACTCGATTCAACAATGTTTTTACGGAGATTAGGGATCATCTTAATTTCGCAAAAATAGTTGTATAATCTATTCATACACTCAAGTAAAAATAGTATTAGTACATAGGATATAGCAGGAGTTGCTATGCTATGAAAAAGATCATCTGCATCTGATATTGAAGCACGATCTATAATAATTTTTATCAAGTATGGACTAAAGGAAATATCAACAGCCCAGACTAATGCTGTCAGCAATACTATTGTAATATGAAACGGAAATGGGCGCAGCATTTTTAGAATGAAAGATATGACCTGCTTTGTTGTGATGTCATTCATTTGAACTACACGCGGAAATGCTAATCAATTTGAAAAATTTACGCTGCCTTGTATCATAA
This genomic stretch from Wolbachia endosymbiont of Cimex lectularius harbors:
- a CDS encoding ABC transporter ATP-binding protein translates to MQILNLYFLIKGRGQGSITAGDFAFVMTVNIAIANFLWMIAKDFSQFSKSWGRITQALRTITVIPEIQDQPDAADLVVKKGEITFNQVHFYYKDAEPIFENKSIIIKSGQKVGLVGYSGSGKSTFVNLILRLYDVKSGKISIDGQDIRNVTQDSLHRNIGMIPQDPSLFHRTLMENIRYGKADASDDEVIEAAKRAHAHEFISKLPQGYESLVGERGVKLSGGQRQRIAIARAI
- a CDS encoding ABC transporter ATP-binding protein, encoding MTESNIQESLWELMQGKTTIVIAHRLSTLLHMDRILVFDQGKIIEDGTHQALLDKNGMYRTLWDAQVGGFLPEESGGVCIKRCVEEQT
- a CDS encoding ABC transporter transmembrane domain-containing protein; its protein translation is MNDITTKQVISFILKMLRPFPFHITIVLLTALVWAVDISFSPYLIKIIIDRASISDADDLFHSIATPAISYVLILFLLECMNRLYNYFCEIKMIPNLRKNIVESSIAILLNQDNSYYQNNFSGSLANKVNDLTNYIPDIMQIMADRVMGRALALSIAIYFLWQININFALLMLTWSALFVLSSLLLAGKITHLADAWSELGSSITGKMVDVFSNIMSVRLFASKYQEKLSLRATHSEAVKAEQKL